From the genome of Aerococcus sanguinicola:
TTTTCCCCAGAAGATCTAGTCTTTGATTTATGTCTTTTGCCGCACATGATATACTAGGGTTAAATTAATTTTAAGAAAAAATAAAGGAGTGAGGGAAATGCTTGAAGCTAAGCACCTAACCAAGACTTTCGGGCAGAATGTCGCGGTTGATGATGTCTCCTTCCAGTTGGAGAACGGGAAGATTCTTGGCATGATTGGCCGTAATGGGTCTGGAAAAACGACCATCTTCCGGATGATCTTGGACTTTTTGACACCAGAAGGCGAGGGCAGTGTGACCTGGAATGGCAAGGCCATGAACACCCAAATCTATAATATTATCGGCTACCTGCCAGAGGAGCGGGGGCTCTACGAGAAGATGTCCATCGAAGAGCAGATTGTTTACTTCGCTGAATTGCGGGGGATGAAGCGCCAGGATGTCTTGGCCCGGATTGATGAGTGGATGGACCGTTTCCAGGTTAAGGGCAAGCGCCAGGACAAGATCAAGACCCTGTCTAAGGGGAACCAGCAGAAAGTCCAACTGATCGCCACTCTCATCCATGAACCTGAATTTGTGATCCTAGATGAGCCTTTTTCTGGCTTGGATCCGGTCAACGCTGACTTGCTCAAGAATGGCATCCTCTATCTGAGAGACCAGGGGAGTTCTATCATCTTCTCCAGCCATAATATGGATAATGTCGAGCGGCTCTGTGATGAACTGATTATGATCCATGATGGCAAGCGCGTGCTCTATGGCCCCATCCACCAAGTCCGTGAAAGCTTCGGCAACACCCGGCTCTACCTGGAAACAGACAAGTGGACAGCGGAACAATTGGCCGGATTAGAGGGTGTGGACAAGGTTGAAAGCGACCGTCCTGGCGTTTACCAATTGGAGCTCCAGGATGAAAGTTATGGTCCGCAGATCTTCGACCAGGTGACCCAGGGCCATTATATTAAAGCCTTCAGCCAGCAACCGCCCACACTCGAAGCAATCTTTAAAATGAAAGCAGGTGGCTCCAATGAGTAAATTATGGACTGTCGCAAAAAGCGTATACCGCAAGAATGTCTTTTCCTGGTCCTTCGTCTGGATGGTCGCTTCGCCCCTAGTCATGGTCGCTGTCTTTGGTCTCATCGGCTACTTCATTGGTCAGAGCGAGGCCACTAAGTCGGGGGATATCGCCTTGGTCCAGGCTTCTCCCGAAGTCCAAGAGATTGTAGAGGCGAATAAGGGCCACAACCAGATTATCTTGGACCTCAACCAAGAAGAGGCCCAGGCCGCCTTGCGCGACGACAAGATTGATGGTTACCTTGAAGTCGGCGAGGACAAGGGCCAAATTAAGGCCAATTTCTTCCACAAAACCACTTCTAGCGATGTTAATTTAGACGATATTGAAAAAGGGCTCCAGGATTTACAAGTCCGGCGCCTGGCTCAAAGTCTGGGGCTCAGCCAAGAGGACCTGGCCAAGCTCCAAAGTCAATCGGTAGCAATCAATGTCAATAACCTGAATTTTGGGGAGGATGGCAAGCTCTCCCAAGAAGAAGGGAATTCGATCAAGTATATCATTCGCTCATTTATGGCCTATTTTACTTGCTTTATTGTTTTCTTCTTTATTATTTCCTATGTCAACATCATTGCCCAAGAGATTGCAGCAGAGAAAGGCTCGCGGATTATGGAAATTATCCTCTCCAGTATCCCGGCCCGAACCCATTTCTTCGGCAAGATGATTGGGGTGGGGCTCATGATTCTGACTCAGATTGGCTGCTACCTAATCCTCTATCTCCTAGGAGCGGCTGCCTTCGCCAGCTCCCTAGT
Proteins encoded in this window:
- a CDS encoding ABC transporter permease; translated protein: MSKLWTVAKSVYRKNVFSWSFVWMVASPLVMVAVFGLIGYFIGQSEATKSGDIALVQASPEVQEIVEANKGHNQIILDLNQEEAQAALRDDKIDGYLEVGEDKGQIKANFFHKTTSSDVNLDDIEKGLQDLQVRRLAQSLGLSQEDLAKLQSQSVAINVNNLNFGEDGKLSQEEGNSIKYIIRSFMAYFTCFIVFFFIISYVNIIAQEIAAEKGSRIMEIILSSIPARTHFFGKMIGVGLMILTQIGCYLILYLLGAAAFASSLVSLPIPDKLLDNLQLGSLIQEALPIFALGLVFALIGILIYTSFAGFLGSLVSKTEDVQKTIMPVVFLGVAGFYIGLFAFASSANNALVRISSQIPFFTPFVMPFRIAGESVSGFEIGLSVVLSLITMVAIFYLSAAFYKSNVLTYSDKGMLDTLKRSWTLWRSEKEA
- a CDS encoding ABC transporter ATP-binding protein; translated protein: MLEAKHLTKTFGQNVAVDDVSFQLENGKILGMIGRNGSGKTTIFRMILDFLTPEGEGSVTWNGKAMNTQIYNIIGYLPEERGLYEKMSIEEQIVYFAELRGMKRQDVLARIDEWMDRFQVKGKRQDKIKTLSKGNQQKVQLIATLIHEPEFVILDEPFSGLDPVNADLLKNGILYLRDQGSSIIFSSHNMDNVERLCDELIMIHDGKRVLYGPIHQVRESFGNTRLYLETDKWTAEQLAGLEGVDKVESDRPGVYQLELQDESYGPQIFDQVTQGHYIKAFSQQPPTLEAIFKMKAGGSNE